The Armatimonas rosea genome includes a window with the following:
- a CDS encoding HD domain-containing protein, translating into MWSSDLVQRALRVAAQAHQGQTVPGTNLPYLLHITQVAAEVMAVAGAPETDCTLAVLCALLHDTLEDTSLTEAELEAEFGPAVLAGVKALTKDDTLPKTERMADSLRRIQAQPPQVAWVKLADRITNLQVPPSHWSAEKIAAYRDEAQKILAALGGSHAGLADRLEAKIATYPPKA; encoded by the coding sequence ATGTGGTCGTCCGATCTTGTCCAGCGCGCCCTGCGGGTGGCCGCGCAAGCCCACCAAGGCCAGACCGTCCCCGGGACAAACCTGCCGTACCTGCTCCATATCACCCAAGTGGCGGCCGAGGTCATGGCGGTGGCCGGAGCGCCCGAGACGGATTGTACGCTTGCGGTTCTCTGTGCCCTGCTCCACGACACGCTGGAAGATACCTCCCTCACGGAGGCGGAGCTGGAGGCCGAGTTCGGTCCCGCAGTTCTGGCAGGGGTGAAGGCGCTGACCAAGGACGATACCCTTCCAAAAACCGAGCGCATGGCCGATAGCCTGCGCCGGATTCAGGCACAGCCGCCACAGGTTGCCTGGGTGAAGCTAGCGGACCGGATCACCAACCTGCAGGTCCCTCCGAGCCACTGGAGCGCGGAGAAGATCGCTGCCTACCGCGACGAAGCCCAGAAGATTCTGGCGGCGCTGGGCGGCTCACATGCGGGGCTCGCGGACCGGCTGGAGGCCAAGATCGCGACGTACCCGCCTAAGGCTTGA
- a CDS encoding FecR domain-containing protein translates to MSLLQDAANYEEQHWRNRLGGWRQQAARDYLAQIGKITALIIVTVLLLDGARRDISHGSAAVAAFTPSSTLQTASGKSAPAPSFIGQSLGIGDTLTTDTIGSATLAFPDGTVVQLEPQSQLRLLQSDAFRDGTGQRQFQLVQGSALVYAPSRFTTGFVTGAGKVFQKAGSFHIHAEQGLSVESGSSLGRYSVKQGSLAGLERVVWWPLDTLLSKLGIMGAGTLLTTDSQRRDTCREVAHELQKALISNTAIPSGEAVSIESLGLRPEVQAQAQRSLIGPYLALSRTGAHFTARFTARDSSRTVFTVTESQIQVSTKN, encoded by the coding sequence ATGAGCCTGTTGCAAGATGCTGCCAACTACGAGGAGCAACACTGGCGAAATCGGCTGGGAGGCTGGCGACAGCAAGCCGCACGCGACTACTTGGCACAGATCGGTAAGATCACCGCCTTAATTATCGTGACCGTCCTGCTCCTGGATGGAGCCCGCCGGGATATCTCCCATGGCAGTGCTGCTGTCGCCGCCTTCACCCCCAGCTCCACCCTCCAGACCGCCAGCGGCAAGAGCGCCCCCGCTCCCAGCTTTATCGGGCAGAGCCTGGGCATTGGCGACACCCTCACCACCGATACGATCGGCAGTGCCACCCTCGCCTTCCCCGACGGCACGGTTGTCCAGCTCGAGCCCCAGAGCCAGCTCCGCCTGCTCCAGAGCGATGCCTTTCGCGATGGCACGGGCCAGCGCCAGTTCCAGCTGGTCCAGGGCTCCGCTCTTGTCTATGCCCCCTCCCGCTTCACCACCGGCTTTGTCACGGGCGCGGGCAAGGTCTTCCAGAAGGCCGGCAGCTTCCATATCCATGCCGAGCAGGGCCTCTCCGTGGAGAGTGGCTCGTCGCTGGGACGCTACTCCGTCAAGCAGGGCTCGCTCGCCGGGCTTGAGCGCGTGGTCTGGTGGCCGCTGGATACCCTCTTGAGTAAGCTCGGCATCATGGGCGCGGGGACTCTCCTCACCACCGATAGCCAGCGCCGGGACACCTGCCGTGAGGTCGCCCACGAGCTACAAAAAGCCCTCATTAGCAACACCGCAATCCCCAGCGGCGAGGCGGTCTCGATCGAGTCTCTTGGGCTTCGCCCCGAGGTGCAGGCCCAGGCGCAGCGCTCGCTTATCGGCCCGTATCTGGCCCTTAGCCGCACGGGAGCGCACTTTACGGCACGCTTTACCGCCCGCGACTCCAGCCGGACTGTCTTCACGGTCACGGAGTCTCAGATACAAGTGAGCACTAAAAATTAG
- the dnaK gene encoding molecular chaperone DnaK, producing the protein MGRIVGIDLGTTNSVVAVLEAGEPTVITLTEGSRLCPSVVGFTRDGERLVGQLAKRQAVTNPEQTFSSIKRHMGSDFRVFADSTAYSAPEISAMILQKLKADAEAYLGEPVDRAVITVPAYFNDGQRQATKDAGQIAGLEVLRIINEPTAAALAYGLEKTEAQTILVWDLGGGTFDVSILEMGEGVFEVKATCGDTRLGGDDWDDAIVAWLVAEFKSAHEIDLTDDRLAQQRLKEAAEKAKIELSAMLNTSINLPFLSQSADGPLHLEKSLTRAHFENITTDLRDRMRDPTYQALNDAKLAPNQIDKVVLVGGSTRMPAVQDMVREIFHKDPFKGMNPDEVVAAGAAIQAGMLAGELTGLVLLDVTPLSLGIETLGGVMTRLIPRNTTVPTSKTEIFTTATEGQSAVEIHILQGEREMATDNKSLGKFLLSGIAPAPRGVPQIEVFFDIDASGILHVSAKDKATGHAQQVVITVASGLSQEEISRMVTEAASYAASDLQRRELQEARNHADTALYHARKLVATDGPPVEGHIQTMVQSAIEALDASVREADLMTLISQTHYLNDAMFAFSQARVEATPAADQSDEPEPMTPVMPPLKPESELQGDTENDAD; encoded by the coding sequence ATGGGCCGTATCGTCGGGATTGACCTGGGAACCACCAACTCGGTGGTTGCCGTTCTAGAAGCCGGTGAGCCAACCGTGATCACTCTCACGGAAGGCTCCCGGCTCTGTCCGTCTGTGGTGGGCTTTACCCGCGACGGCGAGCGCCTCGTGGGGCAGCTGGCCAAGCGTCAGGCGGTCACCAACCCCGAGCAGACCTTCTCGTCGATCAAGCGCCACATGGGCTCGGACTTTCGGGTCTTTGCCGACAGCACGGCCTACTCCGCACCCGAGATCAGCGCCATGATCCTCCAGAAGCTCAAGGCCGATGCCGAGGCGTACTTGGGAGAGCCCGTGGACCGCGCCGTGATCACGGTGCCCGCTTACTTCAACGACGGCCAGCGCCAGGCCACCAAAGACGCTGGCCAGATCGCGGGGCTCGAAGTCCTGCGGATCATCAACGAGCCCACCGCCGCCGCGCTCGCCTACGGCCTCGAAAAGACCGAGGCTCAGACCATCCTTGTCTGGGACCTGGGGGGCGGGACCTTCGATGTCTCGATCCTCGAGATGGGCGAGGGGGTCTTTGAGGTCAAGGCGACCTGCGGCGACACACGCCTCGGCGGCGATGACTGGGACGATGCCATTGTCGCCTGGCTCGTGGCGGAATTTAAGAGCGCTCACGAGATCGACCTCACCGACGACCGCCTGGCACAGCAGCGCCTGAAAGAGGCCGCGGAGAAGGCCAAGATCGAGCTCTCCGCCATGCTCAATACATCGATCAACCTTCCGTTTCTGAGCCAGAGCGCCGACGGCCCGCTCCACTTGGAGAAGTCCCTGACCCGCGCGCACTTTGAAAACATCACCACGGACCTGCGCGACCGGATGCGCGATCCCACCTACCAGGCCCTCAACGATGCCAAGCTCGCCCCCAACCAGATCGATAAAGTGGTCTTGGTGGGCGGCTCCACACGGATGCCCGCGGTCCAGGACATGGTGCGGGAGATCTTCCACAAAGACCCCTTCAAGGGCATGAACCCCGACGAGGTGGTCGCGGCGGGGGCTGCGATCCAGGCGGGGATGCTGGCGGGAGAGCTCACCGGGCTGGTCTTGCTGGATGTGACCCCCCTCTCGCTGGGGATAGAGACCCTGGGGGGCGTGATGACACGTCTGATCCCGCGCAATACGACCGTGCCGACGAGCAAGACCGAGATCTTCACCACCGCCACCGAGGGCCAGAGCGCGGTCGAGATCCATATCCTCCAGGGCGAGCGGGAGATGGCCACCGACAACAAGAGCCTGGGCAAGTTCCTGCTGAGTGGGATCGCGCCCGCCCCCCGCGGCGTCCCCCAGATCGAGGTCTTCTTTGATATCGATGCCAGCGGAATCCTCCATGTCTCCGCCAAGGACAAGGCCACGGGCCACGCCCAGCAAGTCGTGATCACGGTCGCCTCGGGCCTCTCGCAGGAGGAGATCTCACGCATGGTCACCGAGGCCGCGAGCTACGCCGCCAGCGACCTGCAGCGCCGAGAGCTCCAAGAGGCGCGCAACCACGCCGACACCGCGCTCTACCATGCCCGAAAGCTGGTGGCTACTGATGGGCCGCCGGTCGAGGGACACATCCAGACGATGGTCCAGAGCGCGATCGAGGCCCTGGATGCCTCCGTCCGTGAGGCGGACTTGATGACCCTGATCTCACAGACCCACTATCTCAATGATGCGATGTTTGCCTTCTCACAGGCACGTGTCGAGGCCACGCCCGCAGCGGACCAGTCCGACGAGCCAGAGCCGATGACCCCTGTGATGCCCCCGTTAAAACCTGAAAGTGAACTCCAAGGAGATACCGAGAACGATGCCGACTGA
- a CDS encoding Uma2 family endonuclease: MSATKEPATWHWTRETYHQAVELGLFGTSPKVELIRGEIYLKTPMNRPHATAVVKSEQVIQTALGETNHVQSQVPIGLSTDGEPEPDIAIIIGQPDDYTEHPTEHDVLLVMEISDSTLAFDKGLKSEVYAEAGIAEYWILDINARTLEVRREPHGTIYRSTHLYDDTQSAAPLAKPDAQISVAALLPK; encoded by the coding sequence ATGAGCGCCACCAAAGAACCCGCAACCTGGCACTGGACCCGTGAGACCTACCACCAAGCGGTGGAGCTGGGGCTCTTTGGCACGAGTCCCAAAGTAGAGCTCATCCGAGGAGAGATCTATCTCAAAACGCCTATGAACCGCCCACACGCCACCGCTGTAGTGAAATCGGAACAAGTCATTCAAACTGCTCTTGGAGAGACCAACCATGTACAATCACAGGTTCCGATTGGTCTCTCGACAGATGGGGAGCCTGAACCCGACATCGCTATCATCATTGGCCAGCCCGACGACTACACGGAGCATCCGACAGAGCACGACGTGCTCTTGGTGATGGAGATTTCAGACTCCACGCTCGCTTTTGACAAGGGGCTCAAGTCCGAGGTCTACGCGGAGGCAGGGATCGCGGAGTATTGGATTCTAGACATCAACGCCCGGACACTGGAGGTGCGACGGGAGCCACACGGGACGATCTACCGCAGCACGCACCTCTACGACGATACCCAGAGTGCAGCGCCGCTGGCAAAGCCCGATGCGCAAATCTCTGTGGCGGCCTTGTTGCCGAAGTAG
- the rpoZ gene encoding DNA-directed RNA polymerase subunit omega: protein MIYPSPDKIDKQIDSKYALVVLAAKRAKQLKEGSRPRLATDSTNSLTIALEEIAEGKVQYKFDEQSLAGREAIADQQAVIGARDIEVDIDPLALPDEDILRQAARELGGDLDNDDKNLLGDDDEGSDMLVDEEPEEEEPLIMPDDETEGSEI from the coding sequence ATGATCTACCCATCCCCCGACAAGATTGACAAGCAGATAGATAGTAAGTACGCCCTCGTGGTGCTGGCCGCCAAGCGCGCCAAGCAGCTCAAGGAAGGGAGCCGCCCGCGCCTGGCAACCGACTCCACCAACTCCCTGACCATCGCGCTGGAAGAGATTGCCGAGGGGAAGGTCCAGTACAAGTTCGATGAGCAGTCGCTGGCGGGACGTGAGGCGATCGCAGATCAGCAGGCCGTGATCGGAGCGCGCGACATCGAGGTGGATATCGATCCGCTGGCCCTGCCCGACGAGGACATCCTGCGCCAGGCGGCACGTGAGCTGGGCGGCGATCTGGACAACGACGATAAGAACCTCCTGGGCGACGACGACGAGGGCAGCGATATGCTGGTCGACGAAGAGCCGGAAGAGGAAGAGCCGCTGATCATGCCCGATGATGAGACTGAGGGGTCTGAAATCTAG
- a CDS encoding MerR family transcriptional regulator: MPHNENEPVYVISVAARLAGLPCWVLRVLDQEGIVVPRRTDSNRRLYSDSDIVTLARVRHLTEERGVNIAGVKVILELEQERVVEQERTESNQQNDLPIPRQD; the protein is encoded by the coding sequence ATGCCGCATAACGAAAACGAGCCGGTCTATGTCATCAGTGTGGCAGCCCGCCTCGCGGGCCTGCCTTGCTGGGTCTTGCGGGTGCTGGATCAGGAAGGGATCGTTGTCCCTCGCCGTACGGACTCCAACCGGCGGCTCTACTCCGACTCCGATATCGTGACTCTCGCGCGGGTGCGGCACCTGACCGAGGAGCGCGGTGTCAATATCGCCGGAGTCAAGGTGATCCTCGAGCTGGAACAAGAGCGGGTCGTGGAGCAAGAGCGCACAGAAAGTAATCAACAAAATGATCTACCCATCCCCCGACAAGATTGA
- a CDS encoding lytic transglycosylase domain-containing protein: MGLLLCGVFVLLGPVRAQQSVSPTSQYLAQRRASPIVWGLTLEKVRENPGAYRGKAFEIEGTVSGTATSTSSDSSALLLLNTNNTDSLTLRMSLVPTWLQPGAVVRALCIVTDTEENANVIGTPELEVLAVASALDIGALEARWKAEQEQKAAWRKQLEQERQREFERQRVQAATPPRGALTSRSLPVKPVAGKKQIVVGPARYEDLSPNARAVFPAYRDYIKRHNKRLSEAQADQITYAILRYSEELDMDPRLIVATVIAESDFKVQERSHAGAMGLIQLMPDEVERLKLTNPYDPIQNIAGGTYLLKERLVKFSKSPNYTDATLEQLILTLASYNAGEGAVKKYGGVPPYRETQGYVKKIIRIYKELCGIR, translated from the coding sequence ATGGGCCTACTCCTGTGCGGTGTCTTTGTCTTGCTTGGGCCGGTGCGGGCCCAGCAGAGTGTCTCCCCAACCAGTCAGTACCTGGCGCAGCGCCGTGCCTCCCCGATTGTCTGGGGCCTGACCCTGGAGAAGGTGCGCGAGAACCCCGGTGCCTACCGTGGTAAGGCCTTTGAGATTGAGGGGACAGTCTCCGGGACCGCGACCTCTACTTCCAGCGACTCCAGTGCCCTGCTCCTGCTCAACACCAACAACACCGATAGCCTCACCCTGCGCATGTCGCTCGTTCCCACCTGGCTCCAGCCGGGGGCTGTGGTTCGTGCGCTCTGCATTGTCACGGACACGGAAGAGAACGCCAATGTGATCGGCACGCCGGAGCTCGAGGTGCTCGCCGTGGCCTCTGCGCTGGATATCGGGGCGCTTGAGGCACGCTGGAAGGCCGAGCAAGAGCAAAAGGCAGCGTGGCGCAAGCAGCTTGAGCAGGAGCGCCAGCGTGAGTTTGAGCGCCAGCGGGTTCAGGCGGCCACTCCCCCCCGTGGTGCGCTGACCTCGCGCTCGCTTCCCGTGAAGCCGGTGGCAGGCAAGAAGCAGATCGTGGTCGGCCCTGCCCGCTACGAAGACCTCTCGCCCAATGCCCGCGCGGTCTTTCCCGCCTACCGCGACTACATCAAGCGCCACAACAAGCGCCTCTCCGAGGCGCAGGCCGACCAGATCACCTACGCCATCCTGCGCTACTCCGAGGAACTCGACATGGACCCGCGGCTCATTGTCGCCACCGTGATAGCCGAGTCGGACTTCAAGGTGCAGGAGCGTAGCCACGCCGGGGCGATGGGCTTGATCCAGCTCATGCCCGACGAGGTCGAGCGCCTCAAGCTCACCAACCCCTACGACCCGATCCAAAATATCGCCGGGGGAACCTACCTGCTCAAGGAGCGCTTGGTGAAGTTTAGCAAGTCGCCCAACTACACCGACGCTACCTTGGAGCAGCTGATCCTGACACTGGCTTCCTACAATGCCGGGGAAGGGGCGGTCAAGAAGTACGGCGGTGTCCCCCCGTACCGAGAGACCCAGGGCTATGTCAAGAAGATCATCCGCATCTATAAAGAGCTCTGTGGGATTCGCTAA
- a CDS encoding redoxin family protein → MLNRRAYIGLAAGLTGALALGLNASAKRGPLKIGEVVKAPVLRDIASDKPLDLASYKGKKVVVGIFVQKNCGTTWKYYGKMGEIIAKFKAKGVEVVGIHSSQGETDDMMLSDLQSKNLNIPLLDDKKDQALMKLVGANCTPTFVVIDKDSKLRYFGSYDKYGSAPNYVPDALNAILAGKPVKMAQTRAFG, encoded by the coding sequence ATGTTGAACCGACGTGCGTATATCGGACTTGCTGCGGGGCTGACCGGGGCACTTGCCCTCGGGCTCAATGCCTCCGCCAAGCGTGGTCCTCTCAAGATCGGGGAGGTGGTCAAGGCCCCCGTTCTCCGCGATATCGCCAGCGACAAGCCGCTGGATTTGGCCAGCTACAAAGGGAAAAAAGTGGTCGTGGGGATCTTTGTGCAGAAGAACTGCGGGACCACCTGGAAGTACTACGGCAAGATGGGCGAGATAATCGCCAAGTTCAAGGCCAAGGGAGTTGAGGTGGTTGGCATCCACAGCAGCCAGGGCGAGACCGACGACATGATGCTCTCGGACCTGCAGTCCAAGAACCTCAACATTCCCCTGCTCGACGATAAGAAAGACCAGGCACTCATGAAGCTTGTGGGGGCGAACTGCACCCCGACCTTTGTGGTGATCGACAAAGACAGCAAGCTGCGCTACTTCGGTTCGTACGATAAGTATGGCAGTGCACCCAACTATGTTCCGGACGCACTAAATGCAATCCTCGCGGGCAAGCCAGTTAAGATGGCACAGACCCGCGCCTTTGGCTGA
- the dnaJ gene encoding molecular chaperone DnaJ: MPTESKRDYYEVLGIERSASADEIKKAYRQLARKWHPDVNQGDATAEERFKEVAEAYEVLSDAQKRGAYDRFGHAAASGGGPGGGFGGFDGFGGGGGGLDDILNAFFGGGGGGRRTGPQRGDDLKYELSITLEEALKGGEKTISVPRTENCETCGGNGAAPGTKPDTCVQCGGTGATRQVQQTILGTVQTSVTCPRCQGRGSVVKSPCGGCAGRGKVRRTRELKVPIPPGVDDGMQMPVRGEGEAGNLGGPPGDLYVFFAVKEHERFERDGIELYVSQPLSFVQATLGDTISVTTLAGESVSLTIPEGTQNGTRFKLRGHGMPNIRQRNQKGDLTVVIAVQVPTKLNDEQKKTLRHFAELRGEIAGQTPDDNSKGLWERIKHAVKGD, encoded by the coding sequence ATGCCGACTGAGAGCAAGCGCGACTACTACGAGGTGCTAGGAATTGAGCGTAGTGCGAGCGCCGACGAGATCAAGAAAGCCTACCGACAGCTTGCGCGCAAGTGGCACCCCGATGTGAACCAAGGGGATGCGACCGCCGAAGAGCGCTTTAAAGAAGTTGCCGAGGCCTACGAGGTGCTCTCCGATGCCCAGAAACGGGGCGCCTACGACCGCTTTGGGCACGCCGCAGCCTCCGGGGGAGGTCCCGGTGGTGGCTTTGGCGGCTTCGATGGCTTTGGTGGCGGCGGCGGTGGCCTCGACGATATCCTCAATGCCTTCTTTGGCGGTGGGGGCGGCGGGCGCAGGACCGGGCCACAGCGGGGCGATGACCTCAAGTATGAGCTCTCCATTACCCTGGAAGAGGCGCTCAAGGGCGGGGAGAAGACTATCTCCGTCCCGCGCACCGAGAACTGTGAGACCTGTGGGGGCAATGGCGCGGCACCCGGCACCAAGCCCGATACCTGTGTCCAGTGTGGAGGAACCGGTGCGACCCGCCAGGTGCAGCAGACCATTCTAGGCACGGTGCAGACAAGTGTCACCTGTCCGCGCTGCCAGGGCCGCGGGAGCGTGGTGAAGAGCCCGTGTGGCGGCTGTGCCGGCCGCGGAAAGGTTCGCAGGACCCGTGAGCTCAAGGTTCCGATTCCCCCGGGTGTCGATGATGGGATGCAGATGCCCGTCCGCGGCGAGGGTGAGGCAGGCAACCTTGGGGGGCCTCCGGGTGATCTCTATGTCTTCTTCGCGGTCAAGGAGCACGAGCGTTTTGAGCGGGATGGGATCGAGCTCTATGTCTCCCAGCCCCTCTCGTTTGTGCAAGCGACCCTGGGCGACACGATCTCGGTGACCACGCTGGCAGGGGAGAGCGTCTCCCTGACTATACCCGAGGGGACACAGAACGGGACACGCTTCAAGCTGCGCGGCCACGGGATGCCCAATATCCGCCAGCGCAACCAGAAGGGCGATCTGACGGTCGTGATCGCGGTCCAAGTGCCCACCAAGCTAAACGATGAGCAAAAGAAGACCCTGCGCCACTTCGCTGAGCTACGCGGGGAGATCGCCGGTCAGACCCCCGATGACAACAGCAAGGGGCTCTGGGAGCGCATCAAGCACGCCGTCAAGGGGGACTAA
- a CDS encoding 3-keto-disaccharide hydrolase, whose protein sequence is MKALLALGAALFLAADPTPLFDGKTLTGWTTVAGKPIASGWEVADGTLHRATRAMDIVTEKTYDSFDLSFEWKVAPGTNSGLKYHFGKYGNSMVGIEYQLIDAAGAGDNHGKHSVGSIYDLFAADPKVLPKPAGEWNQSRIVVKEKKITHYLNGKKTAEVVLGSPEWNEALAKSKFKNQPDFGTKPGKILLQEHGGEVWFRNLNLTELPRSPK, encoded by the coding sequence ATGAAAGCACTACTGGCACTGGGGGCCGCGCTCTTTCTCGCCGCCGACCCCACCCCACTCTTTGATGGCAAGACTCTCACCGGCTGGACCACGGTCGCGGGCAAGCCCATTGCCTCGGGCTGGGAGGTCGCCGACGGCACCCTGCACCGGGCGACCCGCGCGATGGATATTGTCACGGAGAAGACCTACGACAGCTTCGATCTCAGCTTTGAGTGGAAGGTCGCGCCGGGGACCAACTCGGGGCTAAAGTACCACTTCGGCAAGTACGGCAATAGCATGGTCGGGATCGAGTACCAGCTGATCGACGCAGCCGGCGCGGGCGACAACCACGGCAAGCACTCGGTCGGGAGCATCTACGATCTCTTTGCCGCGGACCCGAAGGTGCTCCCCAAGCCAGCAGGTGAGTGGAACCAGAGCCGGATCGTGGTCAAGGAGAAAAAGATCACCCACTACCTAAACGGCAAGAAGACCGCCGAGGTGGTGCTGGGCTCCCCGGAGTGGAACGAGGCGCTGGCCAAGAGCAAGTTCAAGAACCAGCCCGACTTTGGCACCAAGCCCGGAAAGATCCTGCTCCAGGAGCACGGCGGCGAGGTCTGGTTCCGCAACCTTAACCTCACCGAGCTCCCCCGCAGTCCTAAGTAG
- a CDS encoding shikimate dehydrogenase, protein MERFAFIIHPIDVRKDLSRKFPVAQHLPEPLLAALLRQMSPQPVAHLTGIRSATGVEAEGWFIACPLSPHQLLNLPPEQVYAKLLLCCEHAERLGAKIIGLGALTSVAGDGGITLAQRTKLAVTTGNSYTVATAVEGAIKGAELMGTPFDSAHVAIVGASGSIGHTSALLLAPHAAKITLVGRDTERLKPVAREVTERGGKSVQVTSSVEEGLRDADVIVTVTSAADAIILPQHLKRGAVVCDVARPRDVSVRVAKERNDVLVIEGGCVQIPGSFTATKTDKKGVDRPGELFSFGFPPGTAYACMSETMMLALEGRYESFTLGKTVSVAQVEETWRLAKKHGFELAGFRSFEEAVTAETIAAVRLAAGRKLG, encoded by the coding sequence ATGGAGCGATTCGCTTTCATCATTCACCCCATCGATGTCCGTAAAGACCTGAGCCGCAAGTTCCCGGTCGCGCAGCACCTCCCCGAGCCACTGCTGGCCGCACTCTTGCGCCAGATGTCGCCCCAGCCGGTGGCGCACCTGACGGGCATTCGCTCGGCAACAGGAGTCGAGGCGGAGGGCTGGTTTATCGCCTGCCCCCTCTCGCCGCACCAGCTCCTCAACCTCCCCCCGGAGCAGGTCTATGCCAAGCTCTTGCTGTGCTGCGAGCACGCCGAGCGGCTCGGGGCCAAGATTATCGGGCTCGGGGCCCTCACCAGTGTCGCCGGCGATGGCGGGATCACGCTCGCCCAGCGCACCAAGCTCGCCGTCACCACCGGCAACTCCTACACGGTCGCGACTGCGGTCGAGGGAGCGATCAAGGGCGCGGAGCTGATGGGGACGCCCTTTGACTCCGCCCATGTCGCCATTGTTGGGGCGAGCGGCAGTATCGGCCATACCAGCGCGCTCCTGCTGGCCCCTCATGCCGCGAAGATCACCTTGGTAGGGCGAGATACCGAGCGCCTCAAGCCAGTCGCCCGAGAGGTCACCGAGCGGGGTGGCAAGTCCGTACAGGTGACAAGCTCGGTCGAGGAGGGTCTGCGCGATGCGGATGTGATCGTGACGGTCACCAGTGCCGCCGATGCGATCATCCTGCCCCAGCACCTCAAGCGCGGCGCCGTGGTCTGCGATGTCGCCCGCCCGCGCGATGTGAGCGTCCGCGTGGCCAAGGAGCGCAACGATGTCCTGGTAATTGAGGGCGGGTGTGTCCAGATTCCGGGCAGCTTCACCGCCACCAAAACCGATAAAAAAGGTGTCGATCGCCCCGGTGAGCTCTTCTCCTTTGGCTTTCCTCCCGGCACCGCCTACGCCTGCATGTCCGAGACCATGATGCTGGCCCTAGAGGGCCGCTACGAGAGCTTCACCCTTGGCAAGACCGTGAGTGTGGCGCAAGTGGAGGAGACCTGGCGGCTCGCCAAGAAACACGGCTTTGAGCTGGCCGGCTTCCGCTCCTTTGAAGAGGCTGTCACGGCGGAGACAATCGCCGCCGTGCGCCTCGCGGCAGGCCGTAAGCTAGGCTGA